A stretch of Hydractinia symbiolongicarpus strain clone_291-10 chromosome 9, HSymV2.1, whole genome shotgun sequence DNA encodes these proteins:
- the LOC130656749 gene encoding histone H2B, gonadal-like has product MSDAAAKGGKQAPKVAKKGEKRAGKKGGKIGGTGEKKRKRKRKESYAIYIYNVLKQVHPDVGVSSKAMSIMNSFVNDIFERIASEASRLALQNKKSTISSREIQTAVRLLLPGELAKHAVSEGTKAVTKYTSSK; this is encoded by the coding sequence atgtctgacgcagcagctaaaggaggaaaacaggcacctaaagtagccaagaaaggtgaaaaaagagccggcaaaaaaggaggaaagattggtggaactggtgaaaagaaacgcaagagaaagagaaaggaaagttatgctatttacatctacaatgttttgaaacaagttcacccagatgtcggagtttcaagcaaagctatgagcatcatgaactcatttgtcaacgacatctttgagcgcattgcttccgaagcttcgcgtttggctcttcaaaacaaaaagtcgaccatctcttctcgtgaaattcaaaccgcagtacgtcttctcttgcctggagaacttgcaaaacacgcagtcagtgaaggaacaaaagccgtcacaaaatacacaagcagcaagtaa